The following nucleotide sequence is from Glycine max cultivar Williams 82 chromosome 9, Glycine_max_v4.0, whole genome shotgun sequence.
tTGGGTGTGTGTGAGGGAGATCCGTAAATCGTACGGATCAAATTGATCTGTAAGATTGATATGGATCAATTTGATCTGTAAgtcttttacaaaataatacgGATCAACATGATCCGTAAAAGTCGTACGGATCAACTTAATCTGTAAaaagcttacggatcaagttaatCCGTAAAAgacttttacggatcaacttaaatgacttacggatcaatgatatttttgtcatttcaccttaagtgctgggtgcaccagcaataatgctgggtgcacctagcaacaccctaaatttttttagactTGTAATTTACACAGATCATGGGCTTCACGGATTGATCTGTGAGCTCAAACCCATATACCCTCTTCATTTGTCATGTCAACAAGTTAATCCCATGTTATCACTTAGATGCTAAGTTAgtaattttcattataaaattgGCCACAAATAATGGTGGATCAAAAttgctaaaatttaaaaaatgtaatgtatCAAATgtgtaataaaaattttagggactaaaattgTATAATCATAAAACTATAggaatcaaaaataaatttaatcttatctaaaaaaagaagttgagaggtaagaaatttatttatttttatctaaataaatatatttaaaatgaatatgaaatttagttgaaataaatacattttcatatattttaaatttctttaaatttgaaaataccTTAGCCTGAAAtgaattaatcatattaaaagatttatagcctataaaaaaagagaacttGACCAAGCCTTTCTTTTGGTCTTACCAACCTAGATCTTCATCCAACTATCAAAGACAATTATAGTGACATTAAACGATCTTGTGTGAGTCACAAGTCccttaaaatatgattttggttTCAGAGaatactttttctttatttgtactttatctttatatttatttatttttttgaactttggcTAGCATTTGCTATAAAAAATAGTAACGTGTAAGATTGTATAGTCTCCTTTGGGCTGATGCCATCCATCCATTGGtacacttttatttattgtctGTTTTTCCCCTTCAACCAAGAAAACGGTAAATCAATTAGGTATGATAATAATAAGGGTGAATTTATACGCTGCAGAATGTATAGTACCCCATACACCAGCTAGGTGTTAGTACATCAAgtattgtcaatttttttgtgtttcccTGTACATATGGGAAAATGCTCTTTAATTCCTTTGGTTTTGGATTCAATGAAGAGAGCGTCTTTCCTTTATGTTAGGGTCTACATTGGTTGGTTAATATGGGCTTATGTATTTGACTGGTTATGCAACATTTACCAGAATCTTTCAGGTCTTGAAGAGAAAGAGAGTGGAAATGGAAAGAAATGAACAATAAATTAACGTGTGAttcttatttttacattttaattcaaatttttcatcttaattcactttcttttcatttctttccacACTACTGAATGAATCCTTAAATGCATAATAAGCTGTCGGCGGGGATACTTTTTGATCTTGTTGTTCTCGTGTTCTTCTAGTACCCCATTAATACAATTTGTGTttcgctgataaaaaaaaatcaagtattgTCTGATGCAGGATTTTAACGTGTAGGATTGCATAGTCTCCTTTAGACTGATGCGATCCATATGCTTatacacttttatttattttttccctgTAACCAAGAAAAAGTACATCAATTAGGTATGATAATAATAAGGgtgaataaattttgaatttatacgCTGCAGCATGTACAGTACCACGTACATCAGTTAGGTTTGACAATAACGAAGGTGTAATATGGGGGTGAAGCGGGAGTGGCTTTGTACTTATTGTTCAAACCACATCAATTAAAATGGCTGCATTGTATTTGTATATTCATGTAAAGATAGCTCAATgtaaattaaacataataacAGATGACTTTGGGCTCCAACATAGTCAACTTTGTGCATGTTTGGATTGAAGTCAGAAATATTGTGTGCATGTTTCAACTTAAATCTAGCATGTAAAAATAAGAATCTTGAtcctttaataaaattatttttgcctcaaaaatatttttccatctGATTTTTAAACATGCACTTCTTAGAGCCAACAAACATAAATGACACACAGCAACTAAAAGTGAAAGGACGTTTATCCGTGTAATCTATGAAAATCCGATTCTCTGATCCGTGCATATTCACTTGTGAGTAATGCATGAGGTACTGCCTTCTGCATTCTTATCTGTCATTCAATTTGGACTTAGAAATTTTAATGTGTTTGGTAGAGTAGACTGTAGAGAGTAAAACTCCGCCTGTGTCTTTTCAATTCTTATCTTTGCATATTCACATGTGAGTAATGCATGATGCACTGCCTTTGAATAAGAGTCCTTATAGAAGTTGTTTATGATCTTTGGAGAGTATTCAAACTCAGTCACAGTGTACATGAGTTTGTCTCATTCATACAACTGTACATTAAGCTTTTCTCTATTAAATTTGAACTTGTGACAGTCGGTGTTAGTTGGTTCCTTAATGATTCACCTTATGGTGGCTTTTAAATCTTGTCATAGGTGTTGTTTCTAAAGACGGATAATTGTAGGATGCTTCTTGTAATAGCTTCTGAAGACTTTGCTTAGCAGTTCTATGCTTTTAGTTGGACCtgttgggttacaagtgtgaAATAAAATCTCACATCGAGTACAAGTAAAAAGgttaaacattattaaatttcCTACAACAAATAAAGACataattaacattttctttttgttctgcCAAATGTGAAGACATAACATTATATTGGTTGTTTCGAACAATTAGCTAATTAAGACCTCCTATTGACTTTGATTGTCACCTGTATATCTCGACTTTTGACTCAGAAACATCCGTATTGGACTAGTCCAATTTTAGTGTTTACATCATTATTACGATTAGgtgaatataaattataagatcaATTTGTAAAGAATAGATATGAGCGGGGCTtttcctatatataaaaaaaggtatGAGCGGGACACACCTGCATGAGttgaaatggtaaaaaaaaaatggagaaaatgaaaaaaataattaaaatgttaacttgattgtaaaataagtttaattttatatattttctcatttcccttgcttttaacttttaaggtatgacttttttataactactttaaaaatcatccttaatatactttttaaaatagttattataaaatttgataaatatattatataaatttaaatatgttttttatatctCTAAAATATGTAGTTTTTAGattattacctttttttttcttttaactttctAATAGGAACCTTACTAAGAAATCTAtccaaatttaatgaaaaagcaAGATTGATAatgttttgaaaagatattCCTGTCTGACATAAATTAAGATGCCACCTAGCTCACTGTTGATAGCCAATTTCTTAGATTCAACAGTTCAGCAAACTTAATGAAAAAGCAAGATTGATAatgttttgaaaagatattCCTGTCTGACATAAATTAAGATGCCACCTAGCTCACTGTTGATAGCCAATTTCTTAGATTCAACAGTTCAGCATTTAAATTCAGCATATAAACTCAAGGCCAAATTCCAACTCTGGTCTATCAGCAGCAGCAATTAGTCTTATGCATTGTAATTATAAATGGatatttccttatgcattgtAATTAGTCTTACTAATATTGTGTACGGATTGAGCCCACCCCAAGAACTGCTGAAACACATCCCTAGAAGACTGAGCTGCAGTAAGACCACAAAATCAGTGTATTAAATATCCTAGTCCTAGTTAATTTAATCTTTGTTGAAAGCTACCAATATCACTGAAATGGatcaactaataataataataagaagaagaagaagaagagagagagaacaaaCTGATGGTGGCAAATATAGTTCCTGGTTGTCTCTACTCTTTAGCAATGGTCTGTATTCTCTATAAGCGTTAAATTGCTTAAAGAAATTCAAACTTTGTTGGCCATTTAGTATGACCAGAGATGATAAAAAAGGGATGATGAACTAATGTTAATTAAAGGAATGAAGACAGTGAAAATACAACACCAAGAAACCAACCTAGCAGCTTAGTGACTTAATTGTTTACCTGAAATTTACTTTGAGTTTCTCGGCCGTCTCCACTACTATTCATAGAAATTGGTACTAGTCTTCTGTCTTTGTCCAATGATAAAACTTGCATCCTTTGAGGCCAATCTGAATTTAATCTTGGTGCAAAATCTTCCAATTCAttacaagaaaagaaacaaagtcaataaatgcaagataaaaaagaatacaataaaataaaatagtcaaTAGTTAGCTGACAAGGCTATCCTCTTTCATAGGTTATATTTTGATATGAATGGATTACTCTATGAAAGATAACACACCAGCTAGAGTACGTCATACTGAGAGCATTATCAAATTAAACCTCTGCCTTTAtggtatttttatataaaaaaaaactcgaaCTGAACGTTCATAGTTCATACTCCGTTCTCCTGAATCCCGCCCGATCTTTGTTGCTTATCAAATTAAACCACTCAGTTTCTGCTTTTTACTTACATTAATGGAGGCATATGCTAACCTAAAAAAAAGCCAATAATCAAATCCTCAATGAGATACATGCATTGTTCAAAGAGCAGCCCTCAGGTGAAAGTGAGATTGAGGAGGTTGTTGAAAAGATAAAAGACGAGAGGAAGAAAAGCGATGTGAAAGGCCAAGTTATTTTGGAAGAGTTGGACAGCGAACCCTCCTCCAATGCCCCGAAAATAATGTGTTCTTCGGAGGCATTTCTTCTAAGCATCGCCTCAAGGACACTGAAAAGAACCAAAGTTAGGGAGGCCCTTGAACGGGGAGCAGCGGAATTGATTGGTTGgaagccaaaataaacactgcACAAGATATACAGCGAGAGATTGCCGTCCTACACGGTACAGCCAAAATAGCTGTGTGAGGAAACCAAGAAATCATGTTTGATCATGTTGGACCCAAAAGCAAAAAAGACATGAACTGTTTAGATACAAAAGAGGATTGATATGttatgattatattattttaagaaatgttGGACAAAGGTGGAAGCCATGCAGAATTGGCCTATAACCAAGGGGTGTGAAGGCTCTTAGAGGTTTCATTGGGTTGAGACGATATTATAGGAGGTTTAATTTGTTAAGGGTGATTAGGGTATTATATGGCGAGACCCTTCGACTGAATACTCAAGAAGGAAGGGTTTCAGTAGATGCCTATTTAAAGAAATTTGGCTAGAAATAGAATTAAACATGAGggtttaaaaatagttttctagTGATTGCAGTGATATTTTCATTTAACCTTTTTGAAGAAGGAGATACATGCATTAGCTTGGCTTAGTTCATGACTAGTACAATGTTTAACAGTAATATATACCACAAGCAGGAGATACGTACGTGCAAAATATATACCACAAGATGCAACTAAGTGCAAACAAACACAGGCTTAATCAGATATATGATGAGCTAGTGTATATATATCTCTAGTCAAATATGACTATTAATCTAATAAACTATTATTACGACAATATAATAATTTCCTGAAGAATTCACATGCCTCAGCCACTTGTCCCAATATATCTAAACTGCTTAACTCCAACGCCTTGACCAGTTTTAATTACCACTTCCTTTCACTTGATATATGTTGCATTCATTGTAGAATTGAAAATCTCAAGGAAGAAGTGAAGCTGTGAGGGTTACTAGGACAATAACTGGAATACTCACAAGTGACATGGCTGCTATTATGAGTCACTGATATCCCTTCAGCATCATAGCAAGTGAAGCTCAAAATGCTCATCATTGCCACCAAGGACAAGAAAAGTGTCACCAGGCCGCAAAGTAACTTCAACGGCAATGTCTTGAGGAAATCCTCACTACTACAAATTTGACTTTTAACGACAATCTAATGGTGGTATTAAAGTAATTGTCACTAGTTGGTagatcaaaatttaatatttaccaACCATTAATGTTAATGGTCggaaaaattaatattagaaGTCAACAGGGGACAACTAATATTAGAGAGAACAAAAATCTGACAACCAACTTTTCTATCACTCTGAATGTTTCTCAAATTCTTTTCTCTCATGCTACTCTTCTCTCAGTCGTAAAATTTTTCATCTCCTTTCTCTAGTGCGTGTTTTTCTCTATCTGTGAGcatcaattataaatttacgAAGGTTAGGGCTTATTTATCTTATCATTTGTGGTTTTGATTGAGGCTTTGATTGGAACATCGATTCATATTCAGATTTTGACATTTCAAAATtcggtgtttttggtttgtgattTTTCTGGCGGATGTTATCAGAGATAGGAGGAGCATAAAAGTTCTCTTAGTTTCAAATGAAACAGGATTGGGAAGTAGGTGCGGATTGTGTTCATCGAGTTCCATGGTTTCTGATTTTCCGATTTCAATCTCTGGCGAGAATTATCGTTTGCTCGTCATCAAACCAATCTCAAGTTTCAATTAATTTCTCCACAATTGTTCTCGGTTTGGTaccttaggttttttttttttttgagattgTTGTTTTATCTTTGATGTCTTGTTTATTATGTAAATGGTTGTGATTTTGAGATCCTTAAGATTATCTCCATGTGTTTCATAAGTTACTTAAAATTAAGCAATGttgcttaataaatttttaccatTTGAACAAATGATTTGAAAGTGTGTTGCTTAAGCGAGTTATCTATATAAGTAGTCATTGCTTAACTCATtcttaccaattaaaaaattattttttaattaaaaaatttaatataactcaAGTTAAATACTCACTCTAACAACTTTGGTATTggaataaatttttaagtaaaaattttaaattattgtgaCATTATAAGACctataaattttagataaataatccatttaaataattatgtattataGATGCTTTatgagagaatttcaatttttaggaGTAACTCTAAATCTCATTAAATATATGCGTTCACCATGCAAGATGTTAACCATGCAATTTTGATGTTAGCCATTTAACCTCTGTTTCAATATAATTAGGAGCCAAATTTTATGAGAATGCACTTAGTCATTAAGTAAAAGTGAGAATAATCAATTTCTGGCATAAGTGAGAATGATGTGGCgtgtgatttt
It contains:
- the LOC102663637 gene encoding uncharacterized protein, with the protein product MMSILSFTCYDAEGISVTHNSSHVTYFAPRLNSDWPQRMQVLSLDKDRRLVPISMNSSGDGRETQSKFQLSLLGMCFSSSWGGLNPYTILVRLITMHKEISIYNYNA